From the genome of Carassius auratus strain Wakin chromosome 26, ASM336829v1, whole genome shotgun sequence, one region includes:
- the chic2 gene encoding cysteine-rich hydrophobic domain-containing protein 2, giving the protein MMEDFDEIYEEEEEEDEDRAAEEQLLKYAPDPVVVRGSGHVTVFGLSNKFESEFPSALTGKVAPEEFKASINRVNSCVRKALPVNVRWLLCGCLCCCCTLGFSLWPVICLSKRTRRSIEKLLEWENSRLYHKLCLHWRLSKRKCDTNNMMEYVILIEFLPKIPIFRPD; this is encoded by the exons ATGATGGAGGACTTTGATGAGATTtacgaggaagaggaagaagaggacgaGGACAGGGCCGCGGAGGAGCAGCTGCTCAAATACGCTCCGGACCCGGTGGTAGTGCGCGGATCCGGGCACGTCACTGT GTTTGGACTGAGCAATAAATTTGAGTCTGAATTTCCCTCAGCCCTTACAGGAAAG GTCGCACCAGAGGAGTTTAAAGCCAGCATAAACCGTGTGAACAGCTGTGTGAGGAAGGCTCTCCCAGTGAACGTGCGCTGGCTGCTGTGTGGCTGTCTGTGCTGTTGCTGTACTCTGGGCTTTAGTCTGTGGCCGGTCATCTGTCTGAGCAAGAGG ACACGCAGATCCATAGAGAAGTTACTGGAGTGGGAAAACAGCAGATTGTATCACAAG TTGTGTTTGCATTGGAGGCTCAGCAAAAGGAAGTGTGACACGAACAACATGATGGAATAT GTAATCCTAATAGAGTTTCTACCCAAGATTCCCATCTTCAGGCCGGATTAG